Part of the Spinacia oleracea cultivar Varoflay chromosome 5, BTI_SOV_V1, whole genome shotgun sequence genome, cgGATTGTAGTCGGTTTAGGCCGGGTCGGATCGGATTGGAATATGACGGATTGTTAACGGGTTTAGTCGGACTATAACGGGTTCGGGTTCATGTCAggcggattcatatcggatcggattcatatcgggtcggattcatttcggatcggattcatttcggatcggattcgtatcggatcggattcatatcggatcggattaatCGGTAACAGACTAAAACGGGTCGGATTGAAACAAATTTAGCCTGGTTACGTTGGATTCAATTTTATATTGGTTCGGGTAATTATCAGATCGGGTTATTTGGTATCGAGTTGGAATTTGGGTCAGTTCGGTTCCAAATTATATATAATATTGAATTATTGGTGGCTTACTTAGGGACGAAAacgataactaacttttaaaagtaataagaatttaagatcagTAATATAAGTTATTGAGTATATTGTATAACTTGGTTTAATACTACCTccattcctgaaagttctttaagtcttagaatatgtgtccaaagtatgaaaactttgaccgtaaattctcaatattataatttttatacatcaaaatgttatcatgtaagatcttgttatatTGGTCTCGATAtacattttcagaatatcaagtttttataaatttttcatatacgaaattggatatctTATGGATTGATGACTGTACGACTATAACCATACAATAAACTTTGTAAGACTATAACTACATAATTATATAACTATATGGTTATCAAACGATAATTACAAAGTAAATAACTGTATAAGCTATACTTTttttataagattataagtttaCAAATATATAATTCTATATTTCTATCACATTATAAATATAGAGTCAAGTAAGTTTATAATGTTTACAAGTTTAACAATATTAATTCTATAATACTGTAAGTCCGTAACATAACCTCTATAACACTGTAACGAATTAACgattataatttataacgaTTAGTAATGATTACTCTAACAAAACTAATAACTGATAGTGATGATCATATATAGTTTTAAACTTTTAACTAAAACAACACAAGAATGTAACTATAAGGATATACATCTGTAATCGTTTAAGGAACGAGTAATTGTACAACACTATATGACTACTATGTAAGGCTATCAGTCTATCACTATATAATTATGTAACTTTATGCCgttataagtttataaatatcTAGTTCTATAAGACTATGTGTCTATGTTTATAAGTCTAAACTATTCAATAATACACCTCTATTGAAAATATAACTTTTAATAAcaataaaataagtttaaatgaCAACACGATCAATTACTTATTTGggttataaataaaattaagtgAATATGAATCACAAATTAAACCATAACCATAATAACATATCATGAATTGGATTATATCATTAGACATATTGATTATTACTAGTACTCCGCATACAAGTACTTAACATAAGTAGCTAATTAGAACTGATAATGTTTTATTGAGACAACATAGACATTAAGGTATGAACGATAAAACTACGAtactgtattttttttagtcAACATATATGTAACCAAACATGACCTGACAATATCTCTAGTGTTACTCCATCAAAATATTCTATTAGGTGTATCTCCGTTATATAAGTACATTATAAAATAAGGACAATACGAGACTTCACAAGTATCAGGTGTATATAAGTATAAAGCCAACAATAACTTATTGTACCAATTTATCAATACTTTATTAGCTCAAACAAGCTATTAAGCAATAAAGCCTATTATATATAACTTATTGAAGACAAACATACAAGATAGATAATTAGTTTAAACAAAGTAATGTTTAGATACTTGGTTAAAAAATGTGCGACTTAAGAGTCAAATACACCATAAACCCTTGTGatttatgattaattatttattatttactattcattcagttcaattcagttcagttcatttcagctccattaagttcagttcagttcagttcaattcagctcCATTCTatgcagttcagttcagccaaaTAAAGTCCAGAAGAACAGGGCTTTATAAGCGACAAGATCACAAGATATCATACTAAAGCAATTGAATTCGAACTCgacaattatatatatatatatatatatatatatatatatatatatatatatatatatatatatatatatatatatatatatatatataagaatccATATATAAAACATCAGTCAATCATAGCCATCGATTAAAAAAGATCTACGTCTTAATCATCGCGTAAACACCACACACGGATCACCATCTCAACCATCCAATAATACTACAATCAACAGCCCACAAAGTCTCCCTAGTCCCTTCCCCTTACAAAAACCCCATTCTCTTCAAGCTATCTTCCCTTATTTTCACCTCATATGGAGCACTTTTTCTGTAAATTAGAACACTATCACGAGATTTCTGAAATTCTTTTCTACCATCACTAACAGAAACACATAGCATCCATCATTGTATCCATCCTCTCATTTCGAAATAtagaaaagagaggagagacaaAATCAAACCGGTAACCAAATCTGGAATTGCCGCACCAAGAACCGGGTGGGTGACTCAGAATTTTGGGCTTCCTCTAATTACcgcaccaacaacaacaacccacCCACAATCGGAGATGGGTCGGCGACGAAGCAGCGTGACGCCAAGCAGAGGAGAAAATCGGGTGGGTTACCCGGATTTTTGGGCTTCCTCTACTTTCAATTCGTAAGAGATTAAATCAAGTATTcttttgatgaatttgatgagGAAGAGTAGCAATTTTAGTGGTGTTTCCTAGGGAAAAGAAAGGCGGTGGTGGCTCAAACCCACCGAaatagaacagaaggaacttcCTCCTTATTTTTTTGAGTTATTAAGCTTAAGAATTAATCCAAGGGAGAAGATAGGTTGGCAACATCCAAGGGCTAGAAATGCTGGCATTTTCTCATAATGACACATAGTGTCATCTAAACTATTGCTGATATGATTATTATACACCATAATTATCAATGCTCAGTACTAATTTTTATGAAACCATGATTTAAAATACAATTTAGATATTAAACTTATTGCATACTTATTTTAAAACAGcttcaaagtctagactaacaAAATTCTAGCAACGGAAACTAGTTTGGATTAAACGTGTCATGGGTTGGAATTGGTTCGAATTAAACGGATCACGGATTAAAAACAGATCGGAttaaaaacggatcggattaaaaatggatcggattaaacgggtcacgggttgaaacgggtcggattaaacgggtcacggattaaaaacggatcggattaaacggaTATTCCTCGGGTTGGAACGGATTCGGATTGAAACGGATCGGATCATAAACGGGTTTCGGATCGCCTCGGATCGGATTAAATGGATTCGGATTGTCACGGATCAGTCTGTTAACGGATTCGGATCTTAATCGGATCAATACTAACGATTtgggtcggattcgggttgaatataatcggatcggatcggatttcggattttaactcgcgggttctaaacggttcggattctaaacggTCGGACAAAACCATCGGGTTCACTGGGTCGGATTGAGAATTGACACCCCTATACATATCATAAGCTTCTACATTGTAATAAGCGCATCACATATGCTAAGTTGCTAACATTATGCATTGATGCATGACACAAGCTAGCTAGTGAAAGAGACGCAAGTATATACGCTTGGATGGATGACAGACGACACAACAATATATTCTCAATCAGTATGTATACATCGATCCTAAGCTGCTAATTAAGACGTAGTATGAATTGAAGTACTATTTTTCAACCAATTATATCATATGTACAAAAAATGTAGCACATGCATATCACACACGACACATGTAAAACCGTATACATTCAGATGGATGATATACACCACAAGTATCCTTAATTAATACCTCCTAAGTCCTAACGTTGTACTAAACTTTTTTTCCTGATGTGGTTAAAgtaattggtggtcaaagttgtgcattggcaaatgTGTCCGGTCAAaataggtcgagtattaagggacagagagaGTAAGTCCTAAGTCCTAACGCTGTAGTACAATTTTTTCCTGATATGATGTAGCTAAGTTTGTTTTAGCTCCATAAAACTTCATTCCATTGCAAGGAGTTGATGAAGTAAGAAGCAATAAATAGCTAGTCAACACAAAGGATAAACGTACCCTATATCTATGCAATGGGATGTGATCAAAGTGGCTTGACTTTAGAGTCATTAACTTTATGAACCTTATCCAAAtgactttaaaattttatattattatataattattaaattaacgTAGGTACTTgtagaaaataaaaactaattaTATGATGAAGAAACAACTTTCCTTAGTTGCGAAAAAAGACACAAAAGCTTTACCATTTATAGTGCATGAGTGAAGCACCACTCTTTGTTTTGCAAATGCATGCAGTAATTATCCACTTTGTTAAGGTCATGCACGCCAGTTTAGTTTCAGTTCTACCAGCTTTTTTAGCCGTCCATTTATGACTTTCTTACATTCAGATCATCTAGAACATTTGTAATCATGCATGGTtctaattattattttgccttTACTTATGATCGATATATTCTCCAACAATTCGATATACGAATTGTATATGAAGACTAAAGATGAGCTAATTAATGCTCACGTGGGTCGTCTATCTGTAGTTTTGATTTAGACTTATTGTCGGCTTAAACTAGATTTTAAAGTGAGATTATGCTAATTATAATGATATCTGTTACAATAATATAGATACGGAATATAGGAGTATATTATTGTTCATATTTTGTAGAGTTCTAATTATGTTGAGTTATCTATTTTAGCCTCTCTAGGTTaattacaatatatatatatatatatatatatatatatatatatatatatatatatatatatatatatatatatatatatatatatatatatatatatatatatatatagaatgaATGAGAATACACAACTTTGAGCCGCATTTGTCATGGTATCATGAGCATAgattaattaacctaattttttcttttttccacaAACTGAGAACAGAGAAACGTGAGTATTCCTTGCGCAGTCAGCCATGGGCAAGGATGGAGAGAATGTGGAGGTTGATCTCGATTATTATCTGGGTTCGAGCGACAGCCCAGGCGTGTTTATCACACTAGTGAGACTACACGGCACTGCAAACTACGTTGAATGGGCGAAGGCTGTGCGACGTAGTATGATCTCGAAGTTAAAATTTGGCTTCCTTGATGGTTCGATTAAGGAGCCTACGCAGGATAAAACCaagatgaaacattggattgcAGTGAACTTCATGTCGGTCTCGTGGATAACCAATACGATCGATGAGAACCTACGATCTACGGTGGAAGACTTCGATATTGCTGGTGAATTGTGGGAGCGTTTGAGGAAGCGATATTGCGTGGTGAGTGGTACAAGAGTGTGCCACATTAAATTGGCATTGAGTGAGTGCAACTGTGCAAGTAGGGACAAACCGAATATGTCACATATTACTTTGGTCGATTGTCGACGGTATGGAAGGCATACGTTCAATACGCTAGAGTACCACGTTGTATCTGTGCGGGTTGCTCTTGTAATATTGCGCGCACGACAGGTTGGATAAATAAGGGAggaagaacacctacattactTCTTGATTGGCTTGGAGAGTCATTACGAAGCAATACAGGCTCAATTGTTGGCACAATCTCCTTTACCGTCTGTGGATGAGGCGTATATCAAACGGTAGTGAATACTGAAAATATGCGAGCTAAGGGTGGTAAGAATAAGGAGAATGTTATGGCCTTCAAGGTGGAAGCTAAGTCAAGTCTGGAACAAAGAATGGAGATGTGGGTGAGAAATTTTGCACTCATTGCAACCGGGAGGGACACAATGAAGAGAGTTGCTATCAATTGATTGGCTTCCCTGACtggtgggatgagaagaaacgTGGAGGCAGAGGACCGGGTAGGGGAGGCAAAAGCAGTGGTGCACGAGGAGGGAGAGGCAGACGTGGTGTGACTAGCATTGCACGCGCAAATGTTGTGACTACAACAGCAGAGTGTTGCGACGCATACAGCAACAGGAGCAGTCACGCAGGGCATTGCGGGGGTGTCCGAGAATCAAGCGCATCAGATAATCGAAATCCTTAATAAGCCACAACCAAAATTGCAAGGTAACGTGGATTTACGATGGATTATTGATACAGGAGCGTCTAACCATGTGACGGGAAATCTGTTGCGTTTGAGAAATATCAAAACGTACGCAAATTCGTCAATTGTGTTGTCGGACGGTCAAATGGCCAATTCGAACCAATATGGTTCCGTAACATTGGAGGGTGGTTTGGTGCTTAATAATGTTTCATTTGAGCCTAAATTaaactgcaatttaatttctgtaactcagTTAAGTGACGAATTAAATTGTTCAGCTCAATTCACTAACAAAATATGTGTGTTACAGGACCATTCGACGAGGACGGTGATTGACGTGGGTGATCGACATGAAGGATTATATTTTTTTCCGTGGGGTTTCGAGGGTACGTGTGCTTGCGGTCGAGTGTAGGGTTGATTTGTGGCAATAGCGTATGGGACATCCGTCGAAGAAAGTATTGCAGTTGATACCTTCTGTGAGTCATACTACTAGGAAGAATAATACCATTTGTGATGTATGTCCGCGTGCAAAACAATGTAGAGAAAGTTTCCCAGTTAGTGAGACGCATGCTAGTAGAATGTTTGAATTAATTCATATTGATTTGTGGGGTCCATACAAGACGCCATCGTCTTGTGGAGCCAAGTATTTTTAACGATTGTTGAAGATTTTTCAAGAGGtgtttggatttatttacttAGCAATATTACCGAATTTGAGTTGatgtttcttaattttgtttctATGATTAAACGTCAATTTAATCAAGTTATTCAATTCAAGTTGTTCGGAGTGACAATGGTACGGAGTTTAATTGTTTGCaagaatattttttaaaacatgGCACGTTGTTTGAGTCTTCGTGTGTTGGCACccctcaacaaaatgggagagtTGAGCGTAAACATCGACACATTTAAATGTCAGGAGAGCGTTACAGTTTTAAGGAAATTTGCCTAAGAGGTTATGGGGGGGAATGCGTAATGGCTGCCTGTTATTTAATTAATCGTACTCCTACTCGCTTCATCCGAACAAAACTCCGTATGAAATGCTATTTGGGAAACCACATTCGTATGTTTCAATTCGTGGTTTTGGTTGTTTGTGTCATGTGTATAATCAACGAAGTAAGGGTGATAAGTTTGAGTCGCGAAGTCGGAAATGTGTGTTTCTAGGTTACCCTTTTGGGCAAAAGGGGTGGCGGCTTTGAAATGTAGAGACGGgtgaattttttgtttctcgtGATGTCAAATTTCATGAACGGGTGTTTCCGTATGCGGATACATCTAATGAGTCGTTGATTGCAATTGTTGATCAAatttagataattaattagaccATCTCAATTTCATATTGTTATCAACTTATGGATACATTATCGGTTTTCTTATGTCTATCTTGCTATCTGTATGATTCTCTTTTTACTTCTAACCTATACGCacgatattattattgttgatatCAACCTGCATGCATATTAATTGAATATGCTACTATTCTCATAGTACTCAATATTAAAGTTTTGGCCAATTATTTTTTgataataatatatttaatagcatgataattcaattaatctaatgatTCATAAGAAGTATGGAGTATAAGCTTTATTAACAATTCGGATATGATTATTAATGACATGACGCGCTACGCTCTCATCGATCTACATTCATCTTTGCAACCTTTTCTCATTTCTAACAAATTGTAGATTCCAACAAGACATATTTGTCAAAAACAATGATAAATTTATAGAGGATTCATTACACCTAATATGGGAATTCTAAACACCATTCTCCTATaaaaaagaaatatttttttgtaATATGAAGAGTTAGTTAGTAAGTTAAAAAAACAAATTGAACATCAATACACAAGCAAAAATGTACTTCGTAGGTTAAACATGTTGACAAACTCATAATATTTCATATTCCCGTGTATTAATACGGGCACACACTAAAATGTAGAATaggatatacttcctccgttcttttttaaatgacacaattatttaggcacgtttgccaatgcacgatttcaaatattaatatctctaattgtgtattggaaaaaattataaaaagttgatatttaaataacatttactgatacaaatctaataagacccacacgactatgttttttctcatGTATAAACCACAAAGGAAGTCAAAGGTGTTTGGGTAAATAGTGTCTAAAATTCCactgtgtcatgtaaataagaacagatCGAGGAAGTAGGATATATGCTctgattatcaaaaaaaaagaagtaaaagtAGGATATATGCGCTCCCGCCCCCGCGAAAACCTGCCGTTTCTTTCCCGCCAATACCAAAAACCGACCCATTTTCCCCAATAATATAAAAGCTATGCTTCTTCCACTAAATTCATTTTCCAATTACACACCCATTTCGCCATTCTTCTCTTCACTGTTAAATTAATCAACCACTAATTATCAATGGACGACGATTTGCATTTCCTCGATCAGAATAAACTCCCAGAACTCAAGCTCGGTAAAACCCTAGTTCGATTTTTGTTCTTCcctttttaatttgtttaaaaaaCATCTTAATTTTAATGAGTTATGTAATGTTTAATATATGCCGGTTTTCAATTTGTAGTTGAAtgattttgtttaatttttgtatTAGATGCAAAGCAGGCTCAAGGGTTTCTTTCATTCTTCAAAACCCTGCCTCAGGTGAGCCTTAATTTGTCTAAATATTTCAACTATTTGATAAAAAATTGTGTGATTTTGTTATTTACTTATGTGGGTTTGTCTGTTATGGTTTCAGGATTCTCGGGCCGTGCGGTTTTTCGATCGTCGGGTTAGTTTTTGTGGTTTTTCTTTAGTTCTTTTATCTCCAACGTATTAGGGTTTTGCAAAGAATGCCAGTGTTTATGCTGATTTGGGGTTTTCGGTAAATAATGAAggattatatatttttaatcATTTCTATTATTTACTGTTTGTGTTTTATTTATAGTAAGATCATACCCTGTTGACATTTGAACAATTCAACAAGTCAAATgagttatcttttttttttaggtcgATTTTTGGTAATTTAGTTCTCTAACTACATTTTTGAGTATTCTGTAGTAGTAATGTAGTGTAAAATGATTGTATGAATGATGAGAATGTGAAATGTCATATAGATGGGGATAAGAGGGGAAAGGTGGTGGTGAGAAAAGCCTAAAATAACCTGCATTTCATGGTACCAATTTTAGTAGTAATGGGTGAATCAGTATGTCAATTCTCTACTCTTGGTAAGTTATCAATGGGTAATGTCTACTCTCAGATGTGAAAAGGCGAAGGAGTGAGTTGTATAAATAACAAATTTAATCAATGTTTTTTGGGCCCTACAAAGCTTTAGATTAATCCTATTTCAAGTGCTAATTTTTCCCAAGTGAGCTACCTTTTAGCTTCTATTTGAACTGTAAAGGAGTAGAAAATGCACAAGTCGTAGTGTCGTACACACTTGCAAAATCCAGGATTGAAGCCTtgtatatatacttcctccgtcttttaatactcgcaacgtttggacttttgccactattcatataatctactttgactattcgtagtgttttttatataagataaaacatagtcatgtgggatcttgttagattcgtctcaatgtgtattttcaaaatatcaactttttataatttttgcataaagagaatttaagatataaatgatcaaagttgtgcatcggcatgcgtgaaactaacaaacgttgcgattaataaaagacggaggaagtacaaatCTATGCCAAAGGTAGTGGTTAAAGAATTAGAAACAAATCTATGCCAAATATGGTTTCTGAAGTGTTCTCATCTTTAAATTTTAACATTGTTTTAGATTATGTATTGACGTGGAAGCAGGAAGTTTAAGATGCTTTATTTTGCTAGTAAAGGCAATATAGTGTTAAAATGATATGCATGTTAGATTTGTTATTCGCGTCCTTTCCCTGAAGCTGCCTCTCATCTGTTAAgtccttttcttttcttgtacATTGTAAACAACAGTGATGTTGTTCTGTTATCAATTTCTGACAAAGAAGTTCTGCACTTGAAACAGGATTATTTTACTGCCCATGGAGAAAATGCATCTTTTGTCGCAAAAACTTATTACCACACTACCACAGCCCTAAGACAATTAGGGAGTGGTTCTGATGGCCTATCCAGTGTAACTATAAGTAAAAGCATGTTCGAAACAATTGCTCGTGATTTACTTTTAGAAAGGACAGACCACACAATTGAGCTATACGAGGGTAGTGGTTCTAATTGGAAACTTGTGAAGAGCGGAAGTCCTGGAAACTTAGGAATTTTTGAAGATATTTTATTTGCAAATAATGAAATGCAAGATTCTCCTGCAACGGTTGCATTGTTACCAAACTTCAGGGAAAATGGTTGCACTGTTGGATTGGGTTACATTGACCTTACTAAGAGAGTGTTTGGGTTGGCTGAGTTTCTAGATGATAGCCACTTCACAAATGTGGAATCAACTTTGATTGGGCTTGGTTGCAGGGAATGCCTTCTCCCAGTGGATGTTGTCAGGTCTACTGAAGGAAAAGGGTTGGTTGATGCATTATCAAGATGTGGTGTGATGGTAACTGAGAGgaaaaaatctgattttaagGCAAGAGATCTGGTGCCAGATCTTGGAAGGCTCGTCAAAGGTTCGATTGAGCCAGTTCGTGATCTTGTTTTAGGACTTGAAATAGCCCCTGCTGCTTTGGGCGCTTTATTATCTTATGCAGAATTGCTTTCAGATGAAAGCAATTATGGAAATTTTGCTATTAAGCCTTATAATCTTGACAGTTGCATGAGGCTAGACTCTGCTGCTATGAGAGCATTAAATGTTATGGAGAGCAGAAACGATGCTAACAAAAATTTTAGCTTGTTTGGTCTGATGAATAGAACTTGTACTGCTGGAATGGGGAAACGGTTGCTTCATATGTGGCTGAAGCAACCTTTATTAGATGTGAATGAAATAAATGCTCGGCTGGATTTGGTACAAGCTTTTGTTGAGGATATAGAACTTCGTCAGGATCTTAGACaacatttgaaaagaatatcTGATATTGAACGACTAACACGTAATCTTCAGAAGAAAAGAGCTGGTTTGCAAAATGTTGTAAAGCTTTATCAGGTAGGCAATCTATTATTCTTATGTTTGGTGGCACATTTTACTTTGAACATTTTTATCTCTGTAATCTTTTGTGCTTGTATGTCGTTGAACCAGACATCCTTGTATGGTACGGACCCTCGCATATCTTTAGATTGAAGAACTGCTATTTGTAATTCATGATGGCCTTTTGCTTTCCTTATCTCAATTCGTGTCATTCATGACTGCTTTCTTTCGTGTAGATTTGTATTCATGTATTTTTTTGTGTTTGTGCTTTCCAGTCAAGCATTAGACTTCCATACATTTTAAGTGCACTGGGAAGGTATGAAGGACAGTTCTCAGCATTAATGAAGGAAAGATTCTCGGATCCCCTTGGAATCTGTAGTGATGATGATCATTTAAACAAATTTGTGGCCCTTGTTGAGACTTCTGTTGACCTTGACCAACTTGAGAATGGTGAATACATGATATCCTCTGGTTATGATTCAAGGCTCCTTGAACTGAAAGAGGAACAAGAGTCGCTTGATTCCCAAATAGATAGTCTTCATATAAAAACTGCCAATGATCTTGATCTCAGTGCTGACAAGGTTCTAAAGCTAGAGAAGGGTACACAATTTGGACATGTTTTTAGAATAACAAAGAAGGAAGAACCAAAAATCAGGAAAAAGCTTACTACACAGTTTGTTGTTCTTGAAACACGGAAGGATGGTGTCAAATTtacaaattcaaaactcaaaaaTTTAGGGGATCAGTATCAAAGGGTTCTCGAGGAATATAAAAACTGCCAAAAGGAATTAGTACAGCGAGTGGTTCAGACTGCTGCTACATTTTCTGAGGTATGTTATTATtaagttttttattttcttctttatcAATATTGATTTATGCATAAAGAAGTTTTTGATTTGCAGGTATTCGAGTCTTTAGCTTCATTACTAGCTGAACTGGATGTGTTGCTTGGTTTTGCTGATTTGGCAGCAAGTTGTCCTACTCCCTATACAAGACCAGATATAACTCCATCTGTAAgcctatttaattatttttacgtGAAGTATATGAGGTGAAAACCAGGTCTTTATTCTCTTACCATGTTGGAAACCGCAGGATGTTGGAGATATCATATTAGAAGGCAGTAGACATCCCTGTGTTGAGGCACAGGACTGGGTGAATTTCATACCGAATGACTGTAAGCTTGTGAGTGATATTCTAGGCAATGAAATTAACCTTCTGGTAGAATAAGCTGTGTAACTTAATTGTTCTGTTAAAAGTAATGTTGTTCCTTGTATAACAGGTCCGAGGACAAAGCTGGTTCCAAATTATCACTGGGCCCAACATGGGTGGAAAATCCACTTTCATCAGACAGGTGAACATACTTCCGCATAATCACATACTAATGATGAATTGTTTCCtgttactttattatgttcatGTCTTTCTTTTCAATGTCATCCCAACACATCAATACATAACTTCTACATGGAAATGTTCACTTagttatgattttcagattatgaAAGTAGTATTATGCAGGATACTGTTATGTTGTTGAAAGATTAGGTGGTTATACTAGATTTCTATagctaataaaacataagcttGGTACATATTGCCTGTATAATAAGTTCCCTGAAGCTCACAAGATCTCATTGCATTTCATTATATTTGAGAACCTTCTTTTTATTCTCTCCATTATTGCATAATGTATGTCACTTGGTTTCTCTTGGAATTTGAAACTTTTGGGGTAGGGCCCCCCTCTCcacaataaatataataaaagaataaaaaaccaACCAGAGAAAATGAAGCTATGGAATACTTATAACTTCAATAAAATGTAATTTTCTTTTTCAATACCCTTAATTGCCTTAAGCAACTAAACATAGGCCATCTGGACGGTTCCTTGATTGTGATTGTGTCTCTGATTTTCAttaaccttttttttaacaCTGCTTCAGGTTGGTGTAAATATTTTAATGGCACAAGTTGGATCATATGTTCCTTGTGACAACGCCATAATTTCTGTTCGTGATTGCATATTTGCCCGTGTAGGTGCTGGTGACTGCCAAGTGAGTTCTTATGCTTTTTGAAGTGCTTTATAAAGTATATGCTTGCATTAGTTTATCCTAATTATTagttcattttcttttgtttcaataataagataaaaataaagGATATCACTTAAAGTTCTTGCTCACTTGACAACAAGAATGTAGGCTGAACACCTTTTAATGACTTCATGTTCTGAAGCCACAAGTTTTTCACTTCCTTGATTCCGAATCATCTATCCACTTAACTAATTTCTCTTATATCATACAAGTATTTTGAAATCACTTAAAAGTTAAAATACAGCGTAGTAAGAATTGTTTGTTTCAAATACAAATGCAACAACTAACAACACCTTAATTGGCTTAATATGAGTACCTGAACAATGTTAGCTAATAAGCTCATCCCCCACCCTACCCCCTCCAAACCACCATTCGGAACTTGTGAATTGGTAATGTGGT contains:
- the LOC110789489 gene encoding DNA mismatch repair protein MSH2, with product MDDDLHFLDQNKLPELKLDAKQAQGFLSFFKTLPQDSRAVRFFDRRDYFTAHGENASFVAKTYYHTTTALRQLGSGSDGLSSVTISKSMFETIARDLLLERTDHTIELYEGSGSNWKLVKSGSPGNLGIFEDILFANNEMQDSPATVALLPNFRENGCTVGLGYIDLTKRVFGLAEFLDDSHFTNVESTLIGLGCRECLLPVDVVRSTEGKGLVDALSRCGVMVTERKKSDFKARDLVPDLGRLVKGSIEPVRDLVLGLEIAPAALGALLSYAELLSDESNYGNFAIKPYNLDSCMRLDSAAMRALNVMESRNDANKNFSLFGLMNRTCTAGMGKRLLHMWLKQPLLDVNEINARLDLVQAFVEDIELRQDLRQHLKRISDIERLTRNLQKKRAGLQNVVKLYQSSIRLPYILSALGRYEGQFSALMKERFSDPLGICSDDDHLNKFVALVETSVDLDQLENGEYMISSGYDSRLLELKEEQESLDSQIDSLHIKTANDLDLSADKVLKLEKGTQFGHVFRITKKEEPKIRKKLTTQFVVLETRKDGVKFTNSKLKNLGDQYQRVLEEYKNCQKELVQRVVQTAATFSEVFESLASLLAELDVLLGFADLAASCPTPYTRPDITPSDVGDIILEGSRHPCVEAQDWVNFIPNDCKLVRGQSWFQIITGPNMGGKSTFIRQVGVNILMAQVGSYVPCDNAIISVRDCIFARVGAGDCQLRGVSTFMQEMLETASILKGATDKSLIIIDELGRGTSTYDGFGLAWAICEHIVDVIKAPTLFATHFHELTTLAHDNRGAGPSNKKSAGIANYHVSAHIDSSSRKLTMLYKVEEGACDQSFGIHVAEFANFPETVVSLAREKAAELEDFSPATKNADDLSKEVGQKRKREFDPDAVSEGAARAHQFLKEFAEIPLETMDLEKALEHVNKMKSDLEKDSENCQWLKQFL